A part of Denticeps clupeoides unplaced genomic scaffold, fDenClu1.1, whole genome shotgun sequence genomic DNA contains:
- the LOC114779584 gene encoding unique cartilage matrix-associated protein-like isoform X2, translating to MDSEISSLARVHANALLLSLTVKPRTGVFSKKVHGRFGRVSEKRVRPLPAVLAAPSRPCLHAPDSWWTMSWPQPLVLALLAVLVAVTSLHQADSAAASDDDTVNIKMALEEGGLRKIVMHEADASNFFRRRGRRSTKSQDELNAEQRLRLAADQRKRQYHEEQRKDFENFAEEEHDEQDERSRESGEQWTEFHHDGLGPAYD from the exons ATGGATTCAGAAATCTCATCTCTCGCTCGAGTTCATGCCAACGCTCTGCTGCTTTCACTGACTGTAAAACCTCGGACGGGTGTCTTCAGTAAGAAGGTCCATGGACGGTTTGGGCGTGTGAGTGAGAAAAGGGTCCGCCCCCTTCCCGCCGTGCTCGCCGCTCCTTCACGTCCCTGCCTTCACGCTCCAGACTCCTGGTGGACGATGTCCTGGCCTCAGCCGCTCGTCCTGGCCCTGCTGGCCGTCCTCGTCGCCGTGACCT CGCTGCACCAGGCTGACAGTGCAGCCGCGTCTGATGATGATACAGTGAACATCAAGATGGCGTTGGAAGAAG GTGGACTGAGGAAGATTGTGATGCATGAGGCCGACGCTTCCAACTTCTTCAGACGGAGGGGCAGGAGGTCCACTAAGTCGCAGGATGAGCTGAATG CGGAACAGAGGCTGAGGCTCGCTGCAGACCAGCGCAAAAGGCAGTACCACGAGGAGCAGAGGAAGGACTTTGAGAACTTCGCGGAAGAGGAGCATGACG AGCAGGACGAGAGGAGCAGGGAGAGCGGCGAGCAGTGGACGGAGTTCCACCACGACGGCCTGGGCCCGGCCTACGACTGA
- the LOC114779584 gene encoding unique cartilage matrix-associated protein-like isoform X1 — protein MDSEISSLARVHANALLLSLTVKPRTGVFSKKVHGRFGRVSEKRVRPLPAVLAAPSRPCLHAPDSWWTMSWPQPLVLALLAVLVAVTCEYVVSGTDQDEAVDEDVDARLFSALHQADSAAASDDDTVNIKMALEEGGLRKIVMHEADASNFFRRRGRRSTKSQDELNAEQRLRLAADQRKRQYHEEQRKDFENFAEEEHDEQDERSRESGEQWTEFHHDGLGPAYD, from the exons ATGGATTCAGAAATCTCATCTCTCGCTCGAGTTCATGCCAACGCTCTGCTGCTTTCACTGACTGTAAAACCTCGGACGGGTGTCTTCAGTAAGAAGGTCCATGGACGGTTTGGGCGTGTGAGTGAGAAAAGGGTCCGCCCCCTTCCCGCCGTGCTCGCCGCTCCTTCACGTCCCTGCCTTCACGCTCCAGACTCCTGGTGGACGATGTCCTGGCCTCAGCCGCTCGTCCTGGCCCTGCTGGCCGTCCTCGTCGCCGTGACCTGTGAGTATGTCGTGTCGGGGACAGACCAGGATGAGGCTGTGGATGAAGATGTTGATGCGAGACTTTTTTCAGCGCTGCACCAGGCTGACAGTGCAGCCGCGTCTGATGATGATACAGTGAACATCAAGATGGCGTTGGAAGAAG GTGGACTGAGGAAGATTGTGATGCATGAGGCCGACGCTTCCAACTTCTTCAGACGGAGGGGCAGGAGGTCCACTAAGTCGCAGGATGAGCTGAATG CGGAACAGAGGCTGAGGCTCGCTGCAGACCAGCGCAAAAGGCAGTACCACGAGGAGCAGAGGAAGGACTTTGAGAACTTCGCGGAAGAGGAGCATGACG AGCAGGACGAGAGGAGCAGGGAGAGCGGCGAGCAGTGGACGGAGTTCCACCACGACGGCCTGGGCCCGGCCTACGACTGA